Proteins co-encoded in one Acidovorax sp. 69 genomic window:
- a CDS encoding NAD(P)/FAD-dependent oxidoreductase, producing the protein MIRLSEIRLPFTVAEAPEAPLRAAATTLLGLADTDIAHLQVFKRSFDARKADLLAVYIVDITLAQPECEAALLEQFASNPHIQPTPDMAWHPVGQAPADLPLRPVVVGFGPCGIFAALVLAQMGFKPIVLERGKPVRERTKDTWGLWRKRELHAESNVQFGEGGAGTFSDGKLYSQIKDPRHLGRNVMNEFVKAGAPEEILYVAHPHIGTFKLVKVVENLREQIIALGGEIRFEQRVTDVIVEDTGESRHLRGLKVLNQATGETTDLRADHVVMALGHSSRDTFAMLYQRGVAMEAKPFSIGFRIEHPQGVIDRARWGRHAGHPLLGAADYKLVHHAANGRAVYSFCMCPGGTVVAATSEPGRVVTNGMSQYSRNERNANAGMVVGIDPRDYPTDATAFETHLGSTYGVEAQAANSFHPLAGLVLQRQLESNAYVLGGRDYSAPGQLVGDFIVGKPSTELGGVEPSYKPGVALGDLHAALPGYAIEALREALPVFGRKIKGFDMHDAVLTGVETRTSSPLKIGRDETLQSLNTAGLYPAGEGASYAGGILSAGVDGIKVGEAVARNLLGTAG; encoded by the coding sequence ATGATCCGCCTTTCCGAAATCCGGCTGCCCTTCACTGTGGCCGAAGCCCCCGAGGCGCCCCTGCGCGCCGCTGCCACCACCCTCCTGGGCCTGGCAGACACCGATATCGCCCACCTGCAAGTCTTCAAGCGCAGCTTTGATGCGCGCAAGGCCGACCTGCTGGCGGTGTACATCGTGGACATCACGCTCGCGCAGCCTGAATGTGAAGCCGCCCTGCTGGAACAGTTCGCCAGCAACCCCCACATCCAACCCACGCCCGACATGGCCTGGCACCCCGTGGGCCAGGCCCCGGCCGACCTGCCCCTGCGCCCCGTGGTGGTGGGCTTTGGCCCCTGCGGCATTTTTGCGGCACTGGTGCTGGCGCAGATGGGCTTCAAGCCCATCGTGCTGGAGCGCGGCAAACCCGTGCGCGAGCGCACCAAGGACACCTGGGGCCTGTGGCGCAAGCGCGAGCTGCATGCCGAGAGCAATGTGCAGTTTGGCGAAGGCGGCGCAGGCACCTTCAGCGACGGCAAGCTCTACAGCCAGATCAAGGACCCCCGCCACCTGGGCCGCAACGTGATGAACGAGTTCGTCAAGGCGGGCGCGCCCGAAGAAATTTTGTACGTCGCGCACCCGCACATCGGCACGTTCAAGCTGGTGAAGGTGGTGGAGAACCTGCGCGAGCAGATCATTGCGCTGGGTGGCGAGATCCGCTTTGAGCAGCGTGTGACGGACGTGATCGTCGAAGACACAGGAGAAAGCCGCCATCTGCGCGGCCTGAAGGTGCTGAACCAGGCCACCGGCGAAACCACTGATCTGCGCGCCGACCACGTGGTGATGGCGCTGGGCCACAGCTCGCGCGACACCTTCGCCATGCTCTACCAGCGCGGTGTGGCCATGGAGGCCAAGCCGTTTTCCATCGGCTTTCGCATCGAACACCCGCAGGGCGTGATTGACCGCGCCCGCTGGGGCCGCCACGCGGGCCACCCGCTGCTGGGCGCGGCCGACTACAAGCTGGTGCACCACGCCGCCAACGGCCGTGCGGTGTACAGCTTTTGCATGTGCCCCGGCGGCACCGTGGTGGCCGCCACCAGCGAACCGGGCCGCGTGGTGACCAACGGCATGAGCCAATACTCGCGCAACGAGCGCAACGCCAATGCGGGCATGGTGGTGGGCATTGACCCCCGCGACTACCCCACCGATGCCACGGCGTTTGAAACCCACCTGGGCAGCACCTATGGTGTCGAAGCACAGGCTGCCAACAGCTTTCACCCCCTTGCAGGCCTGGTGCTCCAGCGCCAGCTGGAATCCAATGCCTATGTGCTGGGCGGGCGTGACTACAGCGCGCCGGGCCAGCTGGTGGGCGACTTCATTGTGGGCAAGCCGTCCACCGAACTGGGCGGGGTGGAGCCCTCGTACAAGCCCGGTGTGGCCCTGGGTGACCTGCACGCGGCCCTGCCCGGCTACGCCATCGAGGCGCTGCGCGAGGCGCTGCCCGTGTTCGGCCGCAAGATCAAAGGTTTTGACATGCACGACGCAGTGCTGACGGGCGTGGAGACACGCACCTCGTCACCGCTCAAGATCGGGCGCGACGAAACGCTGCAGAGCCTGAACACCGCCGGCTTGTACCCGGCCGGCGAAGGCGCCAGCTATGCGGGCGGCATCCTGTCGGCCGGGGTGGATGGCATCAAGGTGGGCGAAGCGGTGGCCCGAAACCTTCTCGGCACAGCAGGCTGA
- the htpX gene encoding protease HtpX — protein MKRILLFVMTNLAVVVVLGVVASLLNVNKYLTANGLNLGMLLGFALVMGFGGAIISLLISKPMAKWTSGVRVIDGNGSPDERWIVETVRKFATEAKIGMPEVGIFEGDPNAFATGAFKNSALVAVSTGLLQGMTRDEVEAVIGHEVAHIANGDMVTMTLIQGVMNTFVVFLSRVIGYAVDSFLRKNDENSSGPGIGYYVTTIVLDIVLGFVAAMIVAWFSRQREFRADAGAAQLMGRRQPMINALARLGGMHPGELPKSVAAMGIAGGIGKLFSTHPPIEDRIAALQNAQP, from the coding sequence ATGAAGCGGATCCTGTTATTTGTGATGACCAACCTGGCCGTCGTTGTCGTGCTGGGGGTGGTGGCCAGCCTGCTGAATGTCAATAAATATCTGACGGCCAATGGTTTGAATTTGGGCATGTTGCTGGGCTTCGCACTGGTCATGGGTTTTGGCGGCGCGATCATCTCGCTGCTCATCAGCAAGCCCATGGCGAAGTGGACCTCGGGCGTTCGTGTGATCGATGGCAACGGCTCACCCGACGAGCGCTGGATTGTCGAGACCGTGCGCAAGTTCGCCACCGAAGCCAAGATCGGCATGCCCGAAGTCGGCATCTTTGAAGGCGACCCCAATGCGTTTGCGACAGGCGCTTTCAAGAACTCGGCGCTGGTGGCCGTGTCCACCGGTCTGCTGCAAGGCATGACGCGCGACGAGGTCGAGGCCGTGATCGGTCACGAGGTGGCCCACATCGCCAACGGCGACATGGTCACCATGACGCTCATCCAGGGCGTGATGAACACCTTTGTGGTGTTCCTGTCGCGCGTGATTGGCTACGCGGTCGACAGCTTCCTGCGCAAGAACGACGAGAACAGCTCGGGCCCTGGCATCGGCTACTACGTCACCACCATCGTGCTCGACATCGTGCTGGGCTTCGTGGCCGCCATGATCGTGGCCTGGTTCAGCCGCCAGCGCGAGTTCCGTGCAGACGCGGGCGCTGCCCAGCTGATGGGTCGCCGCCAGCCCATGATCAATGCCCTGGCCCGACTGGGTGGCATGCATCCGGGCGAGCTGCCCAAGAGCGTGGCCGCCATGGGCATTGCCGGTGGCATCGGCAAGCTGTTCAGCACCCACCCGCCCATCGAAGATCGCATTGCTGCGCTGCAAAACGCGCAGCCATAA
- a CDS encoding methyl-accepting chemotaxis protein: MSISHARVAVRLALAFGVVCLVMSLSAAVGIWRLAGLQDIADDLGGASSERALLARELHAIVVLSSVRAETLLEIDNPAYAARIDADRKVTSSRSSDVRKRLDELAADPESQALFDAIDKAGNGFRTVRDDLVKRRKAGEALPPDAIAKQLRPAADAYAAAVDKLAEFQRQRVAEARDAAARSERQGITLLAAGSVVGLLLSLACAWLLSRSILQPLAHASEVTDHIAEGDLTSAIPAPTAGNRDELQALLSRLGGMQARLAELVVGMRQASTSVAGASSEIAAGNSDLSARTEQTASNLEEIAASMEELLATVRHSADAAAQASTLATGASGIAQRGRDAVDRVVGTMDGIALSSRRIADITSVIDGIAFQTNILALNAAVEAARAGEQGRGFAVVASEVRSLAQRSATAAKEIGGLISDSVRQVDEGTQLVHAAGSTMGEIVQSVQQVATIIGEISTAAREQTTGLSQVGEAVSQLDQMTQQNAALVEESSAAAQGLRVQAQQLAELVEAFRLPAAAAGAQRALR, translated from the coding sequence ATGTCCATCTCTCACGCACGTGTTGCGGTCCGTCTGGCCCTGGCCTTTGGTGTGGTGTGTCTTGTCATGTCGCTATCGGCCGCTGTGGGGATCTGGCGCCTGGCCGGCCTGCAAGACATTGCCGATGACCTGGGCGGTGCCTCGTCGGAGCGGGCCTTGCTGGCGCGTGAGCTGCATGCCATCGTGGTGCTCAGCTCTGTGCGGGCCGAAACCCTGCTGGAAATCGACAACCCCGCCTATGCTGCGCGCATCGATGCGGACCGCAAGGTCACATCCTCCCGCTCGTCCGACGTGCGCAAACGCCTGGATGAGCTGGCGGCAGACCCCGAGTCCCAGGCCTTGTTCGATGCCATCGACAAGGCTGGCAATGGCTTTCGCACCGTGCGTGACGACCTCGTCAAACGCCGCAAAGCGGGGGAGGCTTTGCCGCCAGACGCCATTGCCAAGCAGTTGCGGCCTGCGGCGGACGCCTATGCGGCGGCTGTGGACAAGTTGGCCGAGTTCCAGCGCCAGCGTGTGGCCGAGGCGCGTGACGCCGCTGCACGCAGCGAGCGGCAGGGCATCACTCTGCTGGCTGCGGGGTCTGTGGTCGGTTTGCTCCTGAGCCTGGCCTGCGCCTGGCTGCTGTCGCGCTCCATTTTGCAGCCCCTGGCCCATGCGTCCGAGGTCACCGACCATATTGCGGAGGGCGACCTGACCTCGGCGATTCCTGCCCCCACCGCAGGCAACCGCGATGAGTTGCAGGCGCTGTTGTCGCGCCTGGGGGGCATGCAGGCGCGATTGGCCGAACTGGTGGTCGGCATGCGCCAGGCCAGCACCTCGGTGGCTGGCGCCAGCAGCGAGATCGCGGCGGGCAACAGCGACCTGTCGGCCCGCACCGAACAGACCGCCTCCAACCTCGAAGAGATTGCCGCCAGCATGGAGGAGCTGCTGGCCACCGTGCGCCACAGCGCCGACGCTGCTGCACAGGCCAGCACCCTGGCCACCGGTGCCAGCGGCATTGCCCAGCGCGGGCGCGACGCCGTGGACCGCGTGGTGGGCACCATGGACGGCATTGCGCTGTCGTCGCGCCGCATTGCCGACATCACCAGCGTGATCGATGGCATTGCGTTCCAGACCAACATCCTCGCGCTGAACGCCGCCGTGGAAGCGGCCCGTGCCGGGGAGCAGGGGCGGGGTTTTGCCGTGGTGGCCAGCGAGGTGCGCAGCCTGGCCCAGCGCTCGGCCACAGCGGCCAAGGAGATTGGGGGCTTGATCAGCGACAGCGTGCGGCAGGTGGATGAAGGCACCCAACTGGTGCACGCGGCGGGCAGCACCATGGGCGAGATCGTCCAGTCCGTGCAGCAGGTCGCCACCATCATTGGCGAGATCAGCACGGCAGCGCGTGAGCAGACCACGGGCCTGAGCCAGGTGGGCGAGGCCGTCTCGCAGCTTGACCAGATGACGCAGCAAAATGCCGCGCTGGTAGAAGAATCGTCGGCTGCCGCGCAGGGCCTGCGGGTGCAGGCGCAGCAGCTGGCCGAGCTGGTGGAGGCGTTCCGTTTGCCTGCTGCGGCCGCCGGTGCGCAGAGGGCGTTGCGCTAG
- a CDS encoding GlxA family transcriptional regulator has product MPPSSAPSTTTPVFRIDIPLLPESALGNALQFIDLLRSANLLAGLRGGAGTPRLGWRLLDADGQPLAPMPGPLAAYTQSPTAATEGPAFAWFIPSFHAADIPAIRSVATRHRALSRRIGIALDAGQKVLTLGNGAWLAAQSGRLRDHQASLPWFYIAGFERDFPEIALTLGEDFVDDGPWLSCALPHSLGDMAVALVRHALGDGLAQACASVLRPDHERARAALQANAQQHIPATRDSTLARAMAWMEAHLDEPYSLARLAEAAAVSTRTLLRHFQQELSQSPLDHLHSLRCARAKVLLEVTLESVPSIAVACGYADPAAFRRIFVRHTGMPPGEYRQRHTLRAPRRRWRVDMGT; this is encoded by the coding sequence ATGCCACCTTCTTCTGCACCGTCCACAACGACCCCGGTTTTTCGCATCGACATCCCGCTGCTGCCCGAATCCGCACTGGGCAATGCGCTGCAGTTCATCGACCTGCTGCGCAGCGCCAACCTGCTGGCGGGTCTGCGCGGGGGAGCGGGCACCCCCCGCCTGGGCTGGCGCCTGCTGGATGCCGATGGTCAGCCTTTGGCGCCGATGCCTGGCCCTCTGGCGGCATACACACAGTCCCCCACGGCAGCCACCGAGGGACCCGCTTTCGCTTGGTTCATCCCCTCATTCCATGCCGCAGACATTCCCGCCATTCGCAGCGTGGCCACGCGCCACCGCGCGCTTTCCCGGCGGATCGGCATTGCACTCGATGCGGGGCAGAAAGTGCTGACACTGGGCAATGGCGCCTGGCTGGCGGCGCAGAGCGGGCGGCTGCGCGACCATCAGGCCAGCCTGCCATGGTTCTACATTGCCGGCTTCGAACGCGACTTTCCCGAGATCGCGCTCACTCTGGGGGAAGACTTCGTCGACGACGGCCCCTGGCTCAGCTGCGCACTGCCGCACAGCCTGGGAGACATGGCCGTGGCCCTGGTGCGCCACGCCCTGGGTGACGGGCTGGCCCAAGCCTGCGCCAGCGTGCTTCGGCCCGACCACGAACGTGCCCGGGCCGCGCTGCAAGCCAACGCGCAGCAGCACATCCCGGCCACACGCGACAGCACACTGGCGCGCGCAATGGCCTGGATGGAAGCCCACCTGGACGAGCCCTATTCGCTGGCCCGGCTGGCCGAAGCCGCAGCCGTGAGCACGCGCACGCTGCTGCGGCATTTTCAGCAAGAGCTGTCGCAGTCGCCGCTGGACCACCTGCACAGCCTGCGCTGCGCACGCGCCAAGGTCCTGCTGGAAGTGACGCTGGAGAGCGTACCCAGCATCGCAGTGGCTTGTGGTTACGCCGACCCGGCGGCTTTCCGGCGCATCTTTGTACGCCACACCGGCATGCCACCGGGCGAGTACCGACAGCGCCACACGCTGCGAGCCCCCCGGCGGCGCTGGCGGGTAGATATGGGGACCTAG
- a CDS encoding DUF3025 domain-containing protein: MERVDWGAPWLSAVRDPGVRVQREVFEGKPVAEALNVLSMASVRFVPQSELPEGTAYEQYIWDTRRVPTRNNLHDFFNGLVWHQFPHTKRRLNQLQAQAIAADGVQAVRGRLRDALTVFDENGAVLQAPDALWDALRARDWQALFVDLRPLWREARLMLFGHALLEKLVSPRKTMVAHVYQAPVAINSVANLDAWLAQAVQPGLWATKPFTPMPVLGVPGWWPANEAPGFYADAQVFRPHRVVPVS; encoded by the coding sequence ATGGAACGGGTTGATTGGGGGGCGCCTTGGCTAAGCGCAGTTCGCGATCCGGGAGTCCGTGTTCAGCGTGAAGTGTTCGAAGGAAAGCCGGTAGCTGAGGCACTCAATGTACTTTCCATGGCCTCTGTCCGTTTTGTTCCCCAGTCCGAACTGCCCGAAGGCACCGCCTACGAGCAATACATCTGGGACACCCGCCGCGTCCCCACGCGCAACAACCTGCATGACTTCTTCAACGGCCTGGTATGGCACCAGTTTCCGCACACCAAGCGCCGCCTGAACCAGCTCCAGGCCCAGGCCATTGCCGCTGATGGCGTGCAGGCCGTGCGCGGGCGGCTGCGGGATGCGCTCACGGTGTTCGACGAGAACGGCGCAGTGCTGCAGGCCCCCGATGCGCTGTGGGATGCGCTGCGGGCACGCGACTGGCAGGCGCTGTTTGTGGATCTGCGCCCGTTATGGCGCGAGGCCCGATTGATGCTGTTCGGCCATGCGCTGCTCGAAAAGTTGGTCTCACCCCGAAAAACCATGGTAGCGCACGTATATCAAGCGCCAGTAGCTATTAATTCAGTAGCAAATTTGGACGCTTGGCTTGCGCAAGCTGTGCAGCCTGGGTTGTGGGCCACCAAACCCTTCACCCCCATGCCCGTGCTGGGCGTGCCCGGCTGGTGGCCTGCCAATGAGGCGCCGGGCTTTTATGCCGATGCACAGGTGTTCCGGCCCCACCGGGTGGTGCCGGTTTCCTAA
- a CDS encoding amidohydrolase, whose protein sequence is MHKPLSAISWAASLLVSGLAFASSAQAQALDAAGLQAIDTAVNKVVPKMVSWRRDIHAHPELSGQEVRTAKLVAEHLKKLGMEVQTNVGGTGVVGTLRGGLPGKVVALRADMDALPVPENTGLPFASKVKSNYLGKEVPVMHACGHDAHTAMLMGAAEALAGMKAQLPGTIKFIFQPAEEGAPVEPDATGKVPSFGAKAMVEEGALKDVQAIYGLHITANLPSGVVGYRSGPLMAGSDSLKILVEGRGGHGSSPWNAVDPVVAASQVVLGLQTVVSRQLNISNEPAVITIGSIQGGTRYNIIPDNVELLGTLRTFDEGMRQEALKRITTTAESIAISSGAKAKVVFGPVAYPVTTNPAELTAASLPALKLAVGGKAMIIPKVSGSEDFSEFQKVAPGFFFFLGAPPKDKDFKTAPSNHSPLFDIDEDQLPVGARTLAALAVDFLQRK, encoded by the coding sequence ATGCACAAACCCCTCTCTGCCATTTCGTGGGCCGCCAGCCTGCTCGTCAGCGGCCTGGCCTTCGCTTCTTCGGCCCAGGCCCAGGCGCTGGACGCGGCGGGTCTTCAGGCCATCGACACCGCCGTGAACAAGGTGGTCCCCAAGATGGTCAGCTGGCGCCGCGACATCCACGCCCACCCTGAACTCTCGGGCCAGGAGGTGCGCACCGCCAAGCTGGTGGCCGAGCACCTGAAAAAGCTCGGCATGGAAGTGCAGACCAACGTCGGCGGCACCGGTGTAGTGGGCACGCTGCGGGGCGGCCTGCCGGGTAAAGTGGTGGCCCTGCGCGCCGACATGGACGCGTTGCCTGTGCCCGAGAACACCGGCCTGCCTTTTGCGAGCAAGGTCAAGTCCAACTACCTGGGCAAGGAGGTGCCGGTGATGCACGCCTGTGGTCACGATGCGCACACGGCCATGCTCATGGGTGCGGCCGAGGCGCTGGCGGGCATGAAGGCGCAGCTGCCCGGCACCATCAAGTTCATCTTCCAGCCCGCCGAGGAAGGCGCGCCGGTGGAGCCCGACGCGACCGGCAAAGTCCCCAGCTTTGGTGCCAAGGCCATGGTGGAGGAGGGCGCGTTGAAAGACGTGCAGGCCATCTATGGGCTGCACATCACCGCCAACCTGCCTTCAGGCGTGGTGGGCTACCGCAGTGGGCCTTTGATGGCGGGCTCCGACAGCCTCAAGATCCTGGTCGAAGGCCGGGGCGGCCACGGCTCGTCGCCCTGGAACGCCGTAGATCCTGTGGTGGCCGCGAGCCAGGTCGTGCTGGGCCTGCAGACCGTGGTCAGCCGCCAGCTCAACATCAGCAATGAGCCCGCAGTCATCACCATCGGCTCCATCCAGGGCGGCACGCGTTACAACATCATCCCCGACAACGTGGAGCTGCTGGGCACGCTGCGCACGTTTGACGAAGGCATGCGCCAGGAGGCCTTGAAACGCATCACGACCACCGCCGAGTCCATTGCCATCTCCAGCGGCGCCAAGGCCAAGGTGGTGTTTGGCCCCGTGGCCTACCCGGTGACCACCAACCCTGCCGAGCTGACGGCGGCGTCGCTGCCTGCGCTCAAGCTGGCGGTGGGTGGCAAGGCCATGATCATCCCCAAGGTGAGTGGCTCGGAGGACTTCTCCGAGTTCCAGAAGGTGGCCCCGGGTTTCTTTTTCTTCCTGGGCGCGCCGCCCAAGGACAAGGACTTCAAGACCGCACCGTCCAACCACTCGCCGCTGTTCGACATCGACGAAGACCAGCTGCCCGTGGGCGCGCGCACGTTGGCCGCACTGGCGGTGGACTTTTTGCAGCGCAAGTGA
- a CDS encoding DASS family sodium-coupled anion symporter, which translates to MSTPSLPSASPSASASLAQRLGLIGALVALLAVLALPTPAGLPVAGQTMLAILAFAVVVWMTEALEYSVSAVVIAALMVFLLAFAPSVAKPDGADMGTGAALSLALSGFANSAVALVAAACFIASAMTATGLDRRIALTVLSKVGAKTHHIVIGAMVVGFLLSFIVPSTTARVACLMPIMMGFVLAFKVDRKSRFAALLVITTAQTASLWNVGIKTAAAQNMVAIGFIEKQLGAQITWGEWFVAAAPFAALMTVALFFIMTRMMKPEMQAIAGGQETIRQQLAELGPMTLNQWKLLAVVLVLLGFWSTEKVLHDFDTTSTTIAAVALMLFPRIGVMDWKQSQKGFPWGTVVLFAVGISVGSALLQTKAAGWLAQLIVSHLGLQMASAFAILMLLSGFLIVIHLGFASATALASTMIPIVISVLSTVQTPGINVVGMTMILQFVVSFGFILPVNAPQNMIAYGTDTFDAHDFVRTGIVITLTGVVLLVVFALTYWPWLGLMVTRT; encoded by the coding sequence ATGTCCACCCCGTCTTTGCCCAGCGCGTCCCCCAGCGCTTCCGCAAGTCTCGCCCAACGGCTCGGCCTGATCGGCGCCCTGGTGGCGCTGCTGGCGGTGCTGGCATTGCCCACGCCAGCCGGGTTGCCGGTGGCGGGGCAGACCATGTTGGCCATCCTGGCGTTCGCCGTGGTGGTCTGGATGACCGAGGCACTCGAATATTCAGTGAGTGCGGTGGTGATCGCCGCGCTGATGGTGTTTTTGCTGGCTTTTGCGCCCAGTGTAGCCAAGCCCGACGGCGCCGACATGGGCACGGGCGCTGCGCTGAGCCTGGCGCTCTCGGGTTTTGCCAACAGTGCCGTGGCGCTGGTGGCCGCAGCCTGCTTCATCGCGTCAGCCATGACGGCCACGGGGCTGGACCGGCGCATTGCACTCACCGTGTTGTCCAAGGTGGGGGCAAAAACCCACCACATCGTGATCGGAGCCATGGTGGTGGGGTTTCTGCTGTCGTTCATCGTGCCCAGTACCACGGCCCGTGTAGCCTGCCTCATGCCGATCATGATGGGCTTTGTGCTGGCCTTCAAGGTGGATCGCAAGAGCCGCTTTGCCGCGCTGCTGGTCATCACCACGGCACAGACCGCCAGCCTCTGGAACGTGGGCATCAAGACCGCTGCTGCCCAGAACATGGTGGCCATAGGGTTCATCGAAAAGCAACTGGGCGCGCAGATCACCTGGGGAGAATGGTTTGTGGCCGCCGCCCCATTTGCAGCGCTGATGACGGTGGCGCTGTTCTTCATCATGACGCGCATGATGAAGCCTGAAATGCAGGCCATTGCCGGCGGACAAGAAACCATCAGACAGCAGCTGGCAGAACTGGGCCCCATGACGCTGAATCAGTGGAAGCTGCTGGCCGTGGTGCTGGTGCTGCTGGGTTTCTGGTCCACCGAAAAGGTGCTGCACGACTTTGACACCACCTCCACAACCATTGCGGCCGTCGCGCTGATGCTGTTTCCACGCATCGGCGTGATGGACTGGAAGCAGTCGCAAAAGGGTTTCCCGTGGGGCACGGTGGTGCTGTTTGCCGTGGGCATCAGCGTGGGCTCTGCACTGCTGCAGACCAAGGCGGCGGGCTGGCTGGCCCAGCTCATCGTGAGCCACCTGGGCCTGCAGATGGCATCGGCCTTTGCCATCCTGATGCTGCTGTCGGGCTTCCTGATCGTCATCCACCTGGGTTTTGCCAGCGCCACCGCACTGGCCTCCACGATGATTCCCATTGTCATCAGCGTGTTGTCCACCGTGCAGACGCCCGGCATCAACGTGGTGGGCATGACGATGATCCTGCAGTTCGTAGTGAGCTTTGGTTTCATCCTGCCAGTGAACGCGCCGCAGAACATGATCGCCTACGGCACTGACACTTTTGACGCACACGACTTTGTACGCACCGGCATCGTGATCACGCTGACCGGGGTCGTTCTGCTGGTGGTTTTTGCGCTGACCTACTGGCCTTGGCTGGGCCTCATGGTGACCCGCACCTGA
- a CDS encoding DHA2 family efflux MFS transporter permease subunit, which yields MSQATTAPGAPGVPLGRDGGIAPLSGPMLVLAALMLASANFIAVLNMTIANVAVPNIAGALGAAASQGTWVITSFAVGEAITVPLTGWFAARFGAVRVFVVSMVLFGIFSILCGLSTSIGMLVVMRVFQGLSGGPLMPLSQTLMLRIFPKDKAGAAIGIWSMTTLIAPVVGPILGGWLVDDFTWNWVFLINAPIAIGFGLLTWKVLKHYQDAPVRNPFDKVGLMLLLVWVVALQLVLDEGKNLDWFASSQIVALTCIAVVGFVAFLIWELHEKHPVVDLRVFRHRGFNAAVLTVSVAYAAFFGVSVLTPLWLQSFMAYTATDAGLATAWTGVTALLVAPLVASSKRDPRALVFVGVMWMALVTLWRTFANSDMAFWDIAIPLAVMGFALPFFFIPTTGIALGSVEEREMDSAAGLMNFLRTLSGAFATSVVTTVWANQTTRNHAELVGLADRDGSVHHMLTQSGAPPDTATQVVDFMITSQSGMLSTNQVMTGIAVMFFIAAAIIWIAPKPTRTIEPGAGGH from the coding sequence ATGAGTCAAGCGACAACGGCGCCCGGCGCGCCAGGAGTGCCCCTGGGCCGCGATGGCGGCATTGCGCCGCTCAGCGGCCCCATGCTGGTGCTGGCCGCGCTGATGCTGGCCTCGGCCAACTTCATTGCGGTGCTCAACATGACCATCGCCAACGTGGCAGTGCCCAACATCGCGGGCGCCCTGGGCGCAGCCGCGAGCCAGGGCACCTGGGTCATCACGTCCTTTGCAGTGGGCGAGGCCATCACGGTGCCTTTGACCGGCTGGTTTGCTGCGCGCTTTGGCGCGGTGCGCGTGTTCGTCGTGTCCATGGTGCTGTTCGGCATCTTCTCCATCTTGTGCGGCCTGTCCACCTCGATTGGCATGCTGGTGGTGATGCGCGTGTTCCAGGGCCTGAGCGGTGGCCCGCTGATGCCGCTGTCGCAAACGCTGATGCTGCGCATCTTTCCCAAGGACAAGGCGGGCGCGGCCATCGGCATCTGGTCCATGACAACGCTGATCGCACCCGTGGTCGGCCCCATCCTGGGCGGCTGGCTGGTGGACGATTTCACCTGGAACTGGGTGTTCTTGATCAACGCCCCCATTGCCATCGGCTTTGGCCTGCTGACCTGGAAGGTGCTCAAGCACTACCAGGATGCACCGGTACGCAACCCCTTCGACAAGGTCGGGTTGATGCTGCTGCTGGTCTGGGTGGTGGCCTTACAACTGGTGCTCGATGAAGGCAAGAACCTGGACTGGTTCGCGTCCAGTCAGATCGTGGCGCTGACCTGTATCGCCGTGGTGGGTTTTGTGGCCTTCCTGATCTGGGAACTGCACGAGAAACACCCGGTGGTCGATTTGCGGGTGTTCCGCCACCGCGGCTTCAATGCGGCGGTGCTGACGGTCAGCGTGGCCTATGCGGCCTTCTTCGGTGTGAGTGTGCTGACCCCCCTGTGGCTGCAAAGCTTCATGGCCTACACCGCCACCGACGCCGGCCTGGCGACCGCGTGGACCGGGGTAACTGCATTGTTGGTGGCGCCCTTGGTGGCATCCAGCAAACGGGACCCGCGTGCGCTGGTGTTTGTGGGCGTCATGTGGATGGCATTGGTCACCCTGTGGCGCACCTTCGCCAACAGCGACATGGCGTTCTGGGACATCGCCATCCCGCTGGCGGTGATGGGCTTTGCGCTGCCGTTCTTCTTCATCCCCACCACCGGCATCGCCCTGGGGAGCGTGGAAGAGCGCGAGATGGATTCGGCCGCCGGGCTGATGAACTTTCTGCGCACTTTGTCCGGCGCGTTTGCCACCTCGGTGGTGACCACCGTCTGGGCCAACCAGACCACACGCAACCATGCGGAGCTGGTCGGCCTGGCCGACCGCGACGGCAGCGTGCACCACATGCTGACCCAGTCGGGTGCGCCACCCGACACAGCCACGCAGGTGGTGGACTTCATGATCACGTCGCAAAGCGGCATGTTGTCCACCAACCAGGTCATGACCGGCATCGCCGTGATGTTCTTCATCGCGGCCGCCATCATCTGGATCGCGCCCAAACCCACACGCACCATCGAGCCGGGCGCGGGCGGGCATTGA